A genomic segment from Sparus aurata chromosome 10, fSpaAur1.1, whole genome shotgun sequence encodes:
- the pcdh7b gene encoding protocadherin-7b isoform X4 gives MRTTGAVDYLYYCVLILQLVHQPAAKQVLRYRLAEEGPADVRVGNVAGDLGIVAGSGEVTFTLESGSDFFKIDNITGELTTNERRIDREKLQQCQMIFDENECFIDFEVSVIGPAQSWVDLFEGKVIILDINDNTPSFPSPVLTLSVEENRPIGTLYLLPTATDRDFGRNGIERYELIQDNGENSRRLGSSGDSYSGKRRFDEGASRSSVFELQVADTTDGEKQPQLIIKGALDREQRDSYELTLRVRDGGDPPRSSQAILRVMITDVNDNNPRFEKSVYEADLPENSSPGSPILQLKATDADVGVNGQIEYVFGAATESVRRLLRLDESTGWLSVLHRIDREEVSQLRFTVMARDRGQPPKMDKATVVLNIKDENDNVPAIEIRKIGRIFLKDGIANVAEDVVVDTPIALVQVSDRDQGENGIVTCTVVGDVPFQLKPASEMEGEQNKKKYFLHTSAPLDYEATQEYNVVIVAVDSGSPSLASNNSLIVKVGDTNDNPPVFSQNVVEVSFPENNAPGERVTTVAAIDADSGKNAEIAYSLDSSVNGIFSIDADSGDIRVNTILDREQTERYEFKVIAKDKGINTLQGSATVVVLVADKNDNEPKFMQDVFTFYVKENLEPNSPVGMVTVIDADKGQNAEMSLFIEEEEEIFSIENDTGTIFSTLSFDREQKTTYTFRVKAVDGGDPPRSATATVSLFVMDENDNAPTVTFPINSSYTLLPPSSNVRTVVRTVIATDTDTGINADLNYSIIGGNPFKLFEIDGGTGVISLVGKLEQKHYGLHRLVVQVNDSGQPSQSTTTLVHVYVNETLSNSTVVDAQVAKSLSTSLNTNIAGDPNYDLSKQRLSIVIGVVSGIMTVILIILVVVMARYCRPKNKNGYEAGKKDHEDFFTPQQHDKSKKPKKDKKKQKSKQPLYSSIVTVEASKPNGQRYDGVNEKLSDSPGMGRYRSVNGGPGSPDLARHYKSSSPLPTVQLHPQSPTAGKKHQAVQDLPPANTFVGTGDNISLGSDHCSEYSSQTINKYNKQPFRRVTFSVVSQPQDPHQQGSLQSCYDSGLDESETPSSKSSSGPRLGALPLPEDSYERTTPDGSVGEAEHMENGEKEH, from the coding sequence ATGAGGACTACTGGTGCAGTGGACTATTTGTACTATTGCGTGCTCATCCTGCAGCTTGTGCATCAGCCCGCTGCCAAGCAAGTGCTCCGGTACCGTTTGGCCGAGGAGGGACCCGCCGATGTCAGGGTAGGGAACGTGGCCGGCGACCTGGGCATCGTTGCCGGGTCCGGCGAGGTGACATTCACGCTAGAGTCGGGCTCCGATTTTTTCAAAATAGACAACATAACAGGTGAGCTCACCACCAACGAGAGGCGCATAGACCGGGAAAAACTACAGCAGTGCCAAATGATATTTGATGAAAATGAGTGTTTTATAGATTTTGAGGTGTCAGTGATAGGACCGGCTCAGAGCTGGGTCGACCTCTTTGAGGGAAAAGTCATCATACTAGACATAAACGATAACACCCCGTCCTTCCCGTCCCCCGTCCTGACACTGTCTGTGGAGGAGAACAGACCCATTGGAACCCTTTATCTGCTGCCCACAGCCACAGACAGAGATTTTGGCAGGAATGGAATAGAGCGATACGAGCTTATCCAGGACAATGGGGAGAACTCAAGGCGCCTGGGCTCTTCTGGGGATTCGTACTCGGGGAAGAGGAGGTTTGATGAAGGCGCGAGCAGGAGCAGCGTCTTTGAACTGCAAGTTGCTGACACCACTGATGGAGAGAAGCAGCCTCAGCTCATCATTAAAGGGGCCCTTGATAGGGAACAGAGAGACTCCTATGAGCTCACACTGCGCGTGAGGGATGGAGGAGATCCCCCTCGCTCCTCCCAGGCCATTCTGAGGGTGATGATCACTGACGTGAATGACAACAACCCCCGGTTCGAGAAGAGCGTGTATGAGGCTGACCTACCTGAAAACAGCTCCCCCGGTTCCCCCATACTGCAGCTCAAAGCGACGGACGCAGACGTGGGGGTTAATGGTCAAATAGAGTATGTGTTCGGGGCAGCCACAGAGTCAGTAAGGAGGCTGCTGAGGTTGGATGAGAGCACAGGGTGGCTGAGTGTGTTGCACCGCATTGACCGTGAAGAAGTGAGCCAACTGAGGTTCACGGTAATGGCCCGTGACCGAGGCCAGCCGCCAAAAATGGACAAGGCCACGGTTGTGTTGAACATCAAGGATGAGAATGACAACGTTCCTGCTATTGAGATCAGGAAAATTGGACGCATTTTCTTAAAAGATGGGATAGCGAACGTGGCTGAGGACGTGGTGGTGGACACACCCATCGCCCTGGTTCAGGTGTCAGACCGCGACCAGGGGGAAAACGGCATCGTGACGTGCACAGTGGTAGGCGACGTGCCCTTTCAGCTGAAACCAGCCAGTGAGATGGAGGGTGAgcagaataaaaagaaatacttCCTCCACACGTCTGCACCGCTGGACTATGAGGCCACACAGGAATACAATGTGGTCATAGTGGCTGTGGACTCTGGAAGCCCCAGTCTGGCGAGCAATAACTCTCTTATCGTCAAAGTGGGCGACACTAACGACAACCCTCCTGTCTTCAGCCAGAATGTTGTAGAGGTGTCGTTTCCAGAAAACAATGCCCCTGGCGAGAGGGTGACAACAGTGGCAGCCATTGACGCAGATAGTGGGAAGAATGCCGAAATAGCCTATTCCCTGGACTCATCGGTAAATGGGATTTTCTCTATCGATGCAGACAGTGGAGACATCAGAGTAAACACCATTCTGGATAGAGAGCAAACTGAGCGCTATGAATTCAAAGTGATAGCCAAAGATAAGGGCATAAACACCCTTCAGGGCTCTGCAACAGTGGTCGTCCTCGTGGCCGATAAGAATGACAACGAGCCAAAGTTCATGCAGGACGTGTTTACCTTCTATGTCAAGGAGAACCTTGAGCCAAACAGCCCAGTCGGCATGGTTACAGTCATTGATGCAGATAAAGGCCAAAACGCAGAGATGAGTCTTTTTattgaggaagaggaggagatctTTTCAATCGAGAATGACACTGGGACTATTTTCTCCACCCTCTCCTTCGACCGAGAGCAGAAAACTACATACACGTTCCGCGTCAAGGCCGTGGACGGGGGTGACCCTCCCAGATCCGCCACGGCCACAGTTTCACTCTTCgtcatggatgaaaatgacaacgCGCCAACGGTCACTTTCCCAATAAACAGCTCCTACacccttctccctccctccagtaACGTCAGAACAGTGGTGAGAACAGTCATCGCCACTGACACCGACACTGGGATCAACGCAGACCTGAACTACAGCATCATTGGGGGGAACCCCTTCAAGCTGTTTGAGATTGATGGGGGCACGGGGGTCATTTCTCTGGTGGGGAAGTTGGAGCAGAAGCACTACGGCCTCCACAGACTTGTGGTCCAGGTGAACGACAGTGGGCAGCCTTCACAGAGCACCACCACACTGGTCCATGTGTACGTTAACGAGACTCTTTCCAACTCCACGGTTGTGGACGCCCAGGTGGCTAAGAGCCTGAGCACGTCTCTCAACACCAACATTGCCGGTGACCCAAACTATGATCTAAGCAAACAGCGGCTAAGCATCGTAATTGGGGTCGTTTCGGGCATCATGACCGTCATCCTTATCATCCTAGTTGTCGTCATGGCCCGTTACTGCCGCCCCAAGAACAAGAATGGCTATGAGGCCGGCAAGAAGGACCACGAGGACTTCTTCACACCGCAGCAGCATGATAAGTCCAAGAAGCCCAAGAAGGAtaagaagaaacagaagtccAAACAGCCACTCTATAGCAGCATTGTCACTGTAGAGGCCTCCAAACCCAATGGGCAGCGCTACGACGGCGTCAACGAGAAGCTGTCAGACAGTCCTGGCATGGGCCGCTACCGCTCAGTCAACGGAGGGCCGGGGAGCCCAGATCTGGCCCGGCACTACAAGTCCAGTTCACCACTCCCCACTGTCCAGCTTCACCCGCAGTCGCCAACAGCTGGTAAAAAGCACCAGGCAGTTCAGGACCTGCCCCCTGCCAACACCTTTGTTGGCACCGGAGATAACATTTCCCTTGGATCTGACCACTGCTCTGAATACAGCAGTCAAACTATCAACAAGTACAACAAACAG
- the pcdh7b gene encoding protocadherin-7b isoform X5, whose protein sequence is MRTTGAVDYLYYCVLILQLVHQPAAKQVLRYRLAEEGPADVRVGNVAGDLGIVAGSGEVTFTLESGSDFFKIDNITGELTTNERRIDREKLQQCQMIFDENECFIDFEVSVIGPAQSWVDLFEGKVIILDINDNTPSFPSPVLTLSVEENRPIGTLYLLPTATDRDFGRNGIERYELIQDNGENSRRLGSSGDSYSGKRRFDEGASRSSVFELQVADTTDGEKQPQLIIKGALDREQRDSYELTLRVRDGGDPPRSSQAILRVMITDVNDNNPRFEKSVYEADLPENSSPGSPILQLKATDADVGVNGQIEYVFGAATESVRRLLRLDESTGWLSVLHRIDREEVSQLRFTVMARDRGQPPKMDKATVVLNIKDENDNVPAIEIRKIGRIFLKDGIANVAEDVVVDTPIALVQVSDRDQGENGIVTCTVVGDVPFQLKPASEMEGEQNKKKYFLHTSAPLDYEATQEYNVVIVAVDSGSPSLASNNSLIVKVGDTNDNPPVFSQNVVEVSFPENNAPGERVTTVAAIDADSGKNAEIAYSLDSSVNGIFSIDADSGDIRVNTILDREQTERYEFKVIAKDKGINTLQGSATVVVLVADKNDNEPKFMQDVFTFYVKENLEPNSPVGMVTVIDADKGQNAEMSLFIEEEEEIFSIENDTGTIFSTLSFDREQKTTYTFRVKAVDGGDPPRSATATVSLFVMDENDNAPTVTFPINSSYTLLPPSSNVRTVVRTVIATDTDTGINADLNYSIIGGNPFKLFEIDGGTGVISLVGKLEQKHYGLHRLVVQVNDSGQPSQSTTTLVHVYVNETLSNSTVVDAQVAKSLSTSLNTNIAGDPNYDLSKQRLSIVIGVVSGIMTVILIILVVVMARYCRPKNKNGYEAGKKDHEDFFTPQQHDKSKKPKKDKKKQKSKQPLYSSIVTVEASKPNGQRYDGVNEKLSDSPGMGRYRSVNGGPGSPDLARHYKSSSPLPTVQLHPQSPTAGKKHQAVQDLPPANTFVGTGDNISLGSDHCSEYSSQTINKYNKQPFRRVTFSVVSQPQDPHQQGSLQSCYDSGLDESETPSSKSSSGPRLGALPLPEDSYERTTPDGSVGEKEH, encoded by the coding sequence ATGAGGACTACTGGTGCAGTGGACTATTTGTACTATTGCGTGCTCATCCTGCAGCTTGTGCATCAGCCCGCTGCCAAGCAAGTGCTCCGGTACCGTTTGGCCGAGGAGGGACCCGCCGATGTCAGGGTAGGGAACGTGGCCGGCGACCTGGGCATCGTTGCCGGGTCCGGCGAGGTGACATTCACGCTAGAGTCGGGCTCCGATTTTTTCAAAATAGACAACATAACAGGTGAGCTCACCACCAACGAGAGGCGCATAGACCGGGAAAAACTACAGCAGTGCCAAATGATATTTGATGAAAATGAGTGTTTTATAGATTTTGAGGTGTCAGTGATAGGACCGGCTCAGAGCTGGGTCGACCTCTTTGAGGGAAAAGTCATCATACTAGACATAAACGATAACACCCCGTCCTTCCCGTCCCCCGTCCTGACACTGTCTGTGGAGGAGAACAGACCCATTGGAACCCTTTATCTGCTGCCCACAGCCACAGACAGAGATTTTGGCAGGAATGGAATAGAGCGATACGAGCTTATCCAGGACAATGGGGAGAACTCAAGGCGCCTGGGCTCTTCTGGGGATTCGTACTCGGGGAAGAGGAGGTTTGATGAAGGCGCGAGCAGGAGCAGCGTCTTTGAACTGCAAGTTGCTGACACCACTGATGGAGAGAAGCAGCCTCAGCTCATCATTAAAGGGGCCCTTGATAGGGAACAGAGAGACTCCTATGAGCTCACACTGCGCGTGAGGGATGGAGGAGATCCCCCTCGCTCCTCCCAGGCCATTCTGAGGGTGATGATCACTGACGTGAATGACAACAACCCCCGGTTCGAGAAGAGCGTGTATGAGGCTGACCTACCTGAAAACAGCTCCCCCGGTTCCCCCATACTGCAGCTCAAAGCGACGGACGCAGACGTGGGGGTTAATGGTCAAATAGAGTATGTGTTCGGGGCAGCCACAGAGTCAGTAAGGAGGCTGCTGAGGTTGGATGAGAGCACAGGGTGGCTGAGTGTGTTGCACCGCATTGACCGTGAAGAAGTGAGCCAACTGAGGTTCACGGTAATGGCCCGTGACCGAGGCCAGCCGCCAAAAATGGACAAGGCCACGGTTGTGTTGAACATCAAGGATGAGAATGACAACGTTCCTGCTATTGAGATCAGGAAAATTGGACGCATTTTCTTAAAAGATGGGATAGCGAACGTGGCTGAGGACGTGGTGGTGGACACACCCATCGCCCTGGTTCAGGTGTCAGACCGCGACCAGGGGGAAAACGGCATCGTGACGTGCACAGTGGTAGGCGACGTGCCCTTTCAGCTGAAACCAGCCAGTGAGATGGAGGGTGAgcagaataaaaagaaatacttCCTCCACACGTCTGCACCGCTGGACTATGAGGCCACACAGGAATACAATGTGGTCATAGTGGCTGTGGACTCTGGAAGCCCCAGTCTGGCGAGCAATAACTCTCTTATCGTCAAAGTGGGCGACACTAACGACAACCCTCCTGTCTTCAGCCAGAATGTTGTAGAGGTGTCGTTTCCAGAAAACAATGCCCCTGGCGAGAGGGTGACAACAGTGGCAGCCATTGACGCAGATAGTGGGAAGAATGCCGAAATAGCCTATTCCCTGGACTCATCGGTAAATGGGATTTTCTCTATCGATGCAGACAGTGGAGACATCAGAGTAAACACCATTCTGGATAGAGAGCAAACTGAGCGCTATGAATTCAAAGTGATAGCCAAAGATAAGGGCATAAACACCCTTCAGGGCTCTGCAACAGTGGTCGTCCTCGTGGCCGATAAGAATGACAACGAGCCAAAGTTCATGCAGGACGTGTTTACCTTCTATGTCAAGGAGAACCTTGAGCCAAACAGCCCAGTCGGCATGGTTACAGTCATTGATGCAGATAAAGGCCAAAACGCAGAGATGAGTCTTTTTattgaggaagaggaggagatctTTTCAATCGAGAATGACACTGGGACTATTTTCTCCACCCTCTCCTTCGACCGAGAGCAGAAAACTACATACACGTTCCGCGTCAAGGCCGTGGACGGGGGTGACCCTCCCAGATCCGCCACGGCCACAGTTTCACTCTTCgtcatggatgaaaatgacaacgCGCCAACGGTCACTTTCCCAATAAACAGCTCCTACacccttctccctccctccagtaACGTCAGAACAGTGGTGAGAACAGTCATCGCCACTGACACCGACACTGGGATCAACGCAGACCTGAACTACAGCATCATTGGGGGGAACCCCTTCAAGCTGTTTGAGATTGATGGGGGCACGGGGGTCATTTCTCTGGTGGGGAAGTTGGAGCAGAAGCACTACGGCCTCCACAGACTTGTGGTCCAGGTGAACGACAGTGGGCAGCCTTCACAGAGCACCACCACACTGGTCCATGTGTACGTTAACGAGACTCTTTCCAACTCCACGGTTGTGGACGCCCAGGTGGCTAAGAGCCTGAGCACGTCTCTCAACACCAACATTGCCGGTGACCCAAACTATGATCTAAGCAAACAGCGGCTAAGCATCGTAATTGGGGTCGTTTCGGGCATCATGACCGTCATCCTTATCATCCTAGTTGTCGTCATGGCCCGTTACTGCCGCCCCAAGAACAAGAATGGCTATGAGGCCGGCAAGAAGGACCACGAGGACTTCTTCACACCGCAGCAGCATGATAAGTCCAAGAAGCCCAAGAAGGAtaagaagaaacagaagtccAAACAGCCACTCTATAGCAGCATTGTCACTGTAGAGGCCTCCAAACCCAATGGGCAGCGCTACGACGGCGTCAACGAGAAGCTGTCAGACAGTCCTGGCATGGGCCGCTACCGCTCAGTCAACGGAGGGCCGGGGAGCCCAGATCTGGCCCGGCACTACAAGTCCAGTTCACCACTCCCCACTGTCCAGCTTCACCCGCAGTCGCCAACAGCTGGTAAAAAGCACCAGGCAGTTCAGGACCTGCCCCCTGCCAACACCTTTGTTGGCACCGGAGATAACATTTCCCTTGGATCTGACCACTGCTCTGAATACAGCAGTCAAACTATCAACAAGTACAACAAACAG
- the pcdh7b gene encoding protocadherin-7b isoform X6 translates to MRTTGAVDYLYYCVLILQLVHQPAAKQVLRYRLAEEGPADVRVGNVAGDLGIVAGSGEVTFTLESGSDFFKIDNITGELTTNERRIDREKLQQCQMIFDENECFIDFEVSVIGPAQSWVDLFEGKVIILDINDNTPSFPSPVLTLSVEENRPIGTLYLLPTATDRDFGRNGIERYELIQDNGENSRRLGSSGDSYSGKRRFDEGASRSSVFELQVADTTDGEKQPQLIIKGALDREQRDSYELTLRVRDGGDPPRSSQAILRVMITDVNDNNPRFEKSVYEADLPENSSPGSPILQLKATDADVGVNGQIEYVFGAATESVRRLLRLDESTGWLSVLHRIDREEVSQLRFTVMARDRGQPPKMDKATVVLNIKDENDNVPAIEIRKIGRIFLKDGIANVAEDVVVDTPIALVQVSDRDQGENGIVTCTVVGDVPFQLKPASEMEGEQNKKKYFLHTSAPLDYEATQEYNVVIVAVDSGSPSLASNNSLIVKVGDTNDNPPVFSQNVVEVSFPENNAPGERVTTVAAIDADSGKNAEIAYSLDSSVNGIFSIDADSGDIRVNTILDREQTERYEFKVIAKDKGINTLQGSATVVVLVADKNDNEPKFMQDVFTFYVKENLEPNSPVGMVTVIDADKGQNAEMSLFIEEEEEIFSIENDTGTIFSTLSFDREQKTTYTFRVKAVDGGDPPRSATATVSLFVMDENDNAPTVTFPINSSYTLLPPSSNVRTVVRTVIATDTDTGINADLNYSIIGGNPFKLFEIDGGTGVISLVGKLEQKHYGLHRLVVQVNDSGQPSQSTTTLVHVYVNETLSNSTVVDAQVAKSLSTSLNTNIAGDPNYDLSKQRLSIVIGVVSGIMTVILIILVVVMARYCRPKNKNGYEAGKKDHEDFFTPQQHDKSKKPKKDKKKQKSKQPLYSSIVTVEASKPNGQRYDGVNEKLSDSPGMGRYRSVNGGPGSPDLARHYKSSSPLPTVQLHPQSPTAGKKHQAVQDLPPANTFVGTGDNISLGSDHCSEYSSQTINKYNKQTPGLCLT, encoded by the coding sequence ATGAGGACTACTGGTGCAGTGGACTATTTGTACTATTGCGTGCTCATCCTGCAGCTTGTGCATCAGCCCGCTGCCAAGCAAGTGCTCCGGTACCGTTTGGCCGAGGAGGGACCCGCCGATGTCAGGGTAGGGAACGTGGCCGGCGACCTGGGCATCGTTGCCGGGTCCGGCGAGGTGACATTCACGCTAGAGTCGGGCTCCGATTTTTTCAAAATAGACAACATAACAGGTGAGCTCACCACCAACGAGAGGCGCATAGACCGGGAAAAACTACAGCAGTGCCAAATGATATTTGATGAAAATGAGTGTTTTATAGATTTTGAGGTGTCAGTGATAGGACCGGCTCAGAGCTGGGTCGACCTCTTTGAGGGAAAAGTCATCATACTAGACATAAACGATAACACCCCGTCCTTCCCGTCCCCCGTCCTGACACTGTCTGTGGAGGAGAACAGACCCATTGGAACCCTTTATCTGCTGCCCACAGCCACAGACAGAGATTTTGGCAGGAATGGAATAGAGCGATACGAGCTTATCCAGGACAATGGGGAGAACTCAAGGCGCCTGGGCTCTTCTGGGGATTCGTACTCGGGGAAGAGGAGGTTTGATGAAGGCGCGAGCAGGAGCAGCGTCTTTGAACTGCAAGTTGCTGACACCACTGATGGAGAGAAGCAGCCTCAGCTCATCATTAAAGGGGCCCTTGATAGGGAACAGAGAGACTCCTATGAGCTCACACTGCGCGTGAGGGATGGAGGAGATCCCCCTCGCTCCTCCCAGGCCATTCTGAGGGTGATGATCACTGACGTGAATGACAACAACCCCCGGTTCGAGAAGAGCGTGTATGAGGCTGACCTACCTGAAAACAGCTCCCCCGGTTCCCCCATACTGCAGCTCAAAGCGACGGACGCAGACGTGGGGGTTAATGGTCAAATAGAGTATGTGTTCGGGGCAGCCACAGAGTCAGTAAGGAGGCTGCTGAGGTTGGATGAGAGCACAGGGTGGCTGAGTGTGTTGCACCGCATTGACCGTGAAGAAGTGAGCCAACTGAGGTTCACGGTAATGGCCCGTGACCGAGGCCAGCCGCCAAAAATGGACAAGGCCACGGTTGTGTTGAACATCAAGGATGAGAATGACAACGTTCCTGCTATTGAGATCAGGAAAATTGGACGCATTTTCTTAAAAGATGGGATAGCGAACGTGGCTGAGGACGTGGTGGTGGACACACCCATCGCCCTGGTTCAGGTGTCAGACCGCGACCAGGGGGAAAACGGCATCGTGACGTGCACAGTGGTAGGCGACGTGCCCTTTCAGCTGAAACCAGCCAGTGAGATGGAGGGTGAgcagaataaaaagaaatacttCCTCCACACGTCTGCACCGCTGGACTATGAGGCCACACAGGAATACAATGTGGTCATAGTGGCTGTGGACTCTGGAAGCCCCAGTCTGGCGAGCAATAACTCTCTTATCGTCAAAGTGGGCGACACTAACGACAACCCTCCTGTCTTCAGCCAGAATGTTGTAGAGGTGTCGTTTCCAGAAAACAATGCCCCTGGCGAGAGGGTGACAACAGTGGCAGCCATTGACGCAGATAGTGGGAAGAATGCCGAAATAGCCTATTCCCTGGACTCATCGGTAAATGGGATTTTCTCTATCGATGCAGACAGTGGAGACATCAGAGTAAACACCATTCTGGATAGAGAGCAAACTGAGCGCTATGAATTCAAAGTGATAGCCAAAGATAAGGGCATAAACACCCTTCAGGGCTCTGCAACAGTGGTCGTCCTCGTGGCCGATAAGAATGACAACGAGCCAAAGTTCATGCAGGACGTGTTTACCTTCTATGTCAAGGAGAACCTTGAGCCAAACAGCCCAGTCGGCATGGTTACAGTCATTGATGCAGATAAAGGCCAAAACGCAGAGATGAGTCTTTTTattgaggaagaggaggagatctTTTCAATCGAGAATGACACTGGGACTATTTTCTCCACCCTCTCCTTCGACCGAGAGCAGAAAACTACATACACGTTCCGCGTCAAGGCCGTGGACGGGGGTGACCCTCCCAGATCCGCCACGGCCACAGTTTCACTCTTCgtcatggatgaaaatgacaacgCGCCAACGGTCACTTTCCCAATAAACAGCTCCTACacccttctccctccctccagtaACGTCAGAACAGTGGTGAGAACAGTCATCGCCACTGACACCGACACTGGGATCAACGCAGACCTGAACTACAGCATCATTGGGGGGAACCCCTTCAAGCTGTTTGAGATTGATGGGGGCACGGGGGTCATTTCTCTGGTGGGGAAGTTGGAGCAGAAGCACTACGGCCTCCACAGACTTGTGGTCCAGGTGAACGACAGTGGGCAGCCTTCACAGAGCACCACCACACTGGTCCATGTGTACGTTAACGAGACTCTTTCCAACTCCACGGTTGTGGACGCCCAGGTGGCTAAGAGCCTGAGCACGTCTCTCAACACCAACATTGCCGGTGACCCAAACTATGATCTAAGCAAACAGCGGCTAAGCATCGTAATTGGGGTCGTTTCGGGCATCATGACCGTCATCCTTATCATCCTAGTTGTCGTCATGGCCCGTTACTGCCGCCCCAAGAACAAGAATGGCTATGAGGCCGGCAAGAAGGACCACGAGGACTTCTTCACACCGCAGCAGCATGATAAGTCCAAGAAGCCCAAGAAGGAtaagaagaaacagaagtccAAACAGCCACTCTATAGCAGCATTGTCACTGTAGAGGCCTCCAAACCCAATGGGCAGCGCTACGACGGCGTCAACGAGAAGCTGTCAGACAGTCCTGGCATGGGCCGCTACCGCTCAGTCAACGGAGGGCCGGGGAGCCCAGATCTGGCCCGGCACTACAAGTCCAGTTCACCACTCCCCACTGTCCAGCTTCACCCGCAGTCGCCAACAGCTGGTAAAAAGCACCAGGCAGTTCAGGACCTGCCCCCTGCCAACACCTTTGTTGGCACCGGAGATAACATTTCCCTTGGATCTGACCACTGCTCTGAATACAGCAGTCAAACTATCAACAAGTACAACAAACAG